The proteins below come from a single Lodderomyces elongisporus chromosome 3, complete sequence genomic window:
- the NOP2 gene encoding rRNA (cytosine-C5-)-methyltransferase nop2: MGRRAKNKQGVPPTFDEFQASKAKKDQKGKSKSKIDSSAKVTDEKTKPSTKRNRDELPSNKNIKKKKTDTRDNISVNKKAEKELPEVDFEELASAKKSLFDDSDQENDDNGDDGDNDEFDVEDFEGEEGLEDIDSDEDDRARPMFSDDDEDEEDLEGLNAQNMELYSKQLDEEEELEAEEAQKELLEEGQIQPRAKVLPTEEEEEEMAQGPQDVTMVRTRMLEIVKVLENFKTLAEEGRSRTDYVTRLIKDICEYFGYSEFLADKLFNLFSPAEAIEFFEANEIARPITIRTNTLKTRRRDLAQSLVNRGVNLQPIGSWTKVGLQIFDSQVPIGATPEYLAGQYILQAASSFLPVMALDPQENERILDMAAAPGGKTTYISAMMKNTGCIFANDANKARTKSLIANIHRLGCRNTIVCNYDAREFPKVIGGFDRILLDAPCSGTGVIAKDESVKVSRTEKDFIQIPHLQKQLLLSAIDSVDANSPTGGVIVYSTCSVAVDENEAVVDYALRKRPNVKLVETGLAIGKEGFTSYRGKHFNPKLNLTRRYYPHTYNVDGFYVAKFKKIAPSPHDVSKAGAREKENAARAEAAEEGIIHDDFATFDNEEDEALMEKSKKISLRKKGINPNAKKDVSDKKK; this comes from the coding sequence ATGGGTCGTAGAGCAAAGAATAAGCAAGGAGTACCTCCTACATTTGATGAATTTCAAGCTTCAAAAGCTAAGAAAGAtcagaaaggaaaaagtaaaagcaAGATAGATTCAAGTGCAAAAGTCACCGACGAAAAAACCAAACCttcaacaaagagaaacagaGATGAATTACcaagtaataaaaatattaagaagaagaaaacggATACACGTGATAATATATcagtaaacaaaaaagcCGAAAAGGAACTTCCAGAAGTTGATTTCGAAGAATTGGCATCTGCCAAAAAATCATTATTTGACGATTCAGATCAGGAAAACGATGataatggtgatgatggtgataacGATGAGTTTGATGTCGAAGATTTCGAAGGTGAGGAAGGTTTAGAAGATATTGATtctgatgaagatgatcgTGCTAGACCGATGTTTTCagatgatgacgaagatgaagaagatttgGAAGGATTAAATGCTCAAAATATGGAATTGTATTCCAAACAGTtggacgaagaagaagaacttgAGGCAGAAGAAGCACAAAAGGAACTTCTTGAAGAGGGCCAGATACAGCCCAGAGCCAAGGTTTTGCCtactgaagaagaagaagaagagatggCACAAGGTCCACAAGATGTCACGATGGTGAGGACACGAATGCTTGAGATTGTCAAAGTATTGGAGAATTTCAAGACTTTGGCCGAGGAAGGTAGATCAAGAACAGATTACGTGACAAGGTTGATCAAGGATATTTGTGAATACTTTGGTTATTCAGAGTTTCTTGCTGATAAAttgtttaatttgttttcacCAGCAGAAGCAATTGAGTTTTTTGAAGCCAACGAGATCGCAAGACCAATTACTATTAGAACCAACACCTTAAAGACAAGAAGACGTGATCTTGCTCAAAGTTTGGTGAATAGAGGTGTTAATTTGCAGCCCATTGGATCATGGACCAAGGTTGGTTTGCAAATTTTTGACTCCCAAGTACCTATTGGTGCTACGCCAGAATATTTGGCAGGTCAGTATATTCTTCAAGCTGCTTCATCTTTCTTGCCAGTTATGGCATTGGACCCTCAGGAGAATGAGAGAATATTGGATATGGCTGCAGCACCGGGTGGTAAAACAACATATATCTCAGCAATGATGAAAAATACCGGTTgtatttttgcaaatgacGCAAACAAGGCACGTACAAAGTCGTTGATTGCTAATATTCACAGACTTGGCTGCAGGAATACTATTGTGTGTAACTATGATGCAAGAGAGTTTCCCAAAGTCATTGGAGGGTTTGACAGAATTTTGTTGGATGCACCATGTTCAGGTACCGGTGTTATAGCCAAGGATGAAAGCGTCAAAGTGAGTAGAACTGAAAAGGATTTTATACAGATCCCTCACTTGCAAAAGCAATTGCTTTTATCGGCAATAGACTCAGTTGATGCTAACTCTCCAACTGGAGGTGTTATTGTTTACTCTACATGTTCGGTAGCCGTGGATGAGAATGAAGCAGTTGTCGATTACGctttaagaaaaagacCAAATGTTAAACTAGTGGAAACCGGGTTGGCCATTGGTAAAGAAGGATTTACCTCTTATAGAGGAAAGCACTTTAACCCTAAATTAAATTTGACAAGAAGATACTATCCACACACGTACAATGTCGATGGATTTTATGTTgccaaattcaaaaagatTGCTCCATCTCCACACGACGTTTCAAAAGCAGGTGCACGCGAAAAGGAAAACGCTGCCAGAGCGGAAGCAGCCGAGGAAGGAATTATCCACGACGATTTTGCTACTTTCGATAATGAAGAGGATGAAGCATTGATGGAGAAGTCGAAAAAGATTAGCTTACGGAAAAAGGGTATCAATCCAAATGCTAAAAAGGACGTGAGCgataaaaagaagtag
- the TRM6 gene encoding tRNA (adenine(58)-N(1))-methyltransferase non-catalytic subunit trm6 (BUSCO:EOG09261I0F), with protein MSRNDSIIEAGQHVLIRLPSEGLKIVHLQTSGLIGLGKFGTFEVAHILGQPLGSSFEILENNTVRRIKSLTETLNDDDLPDEAAQKEELTKMFSNSAENNQNILDIGEKIQSLSKKDIDELKKSGASSNIGQTIIEKIIAGHGGFDKKTLFSQQKYLKRKQQKFLRRFTVDYLGASRLLEYYIEKDAYRMQGLSIESLGLMMSYANIRPGGKYLVIDEISGVLTYALMERMQAQGTLVLLHENEHCNLNALKYTDYPEDVVNGIVKPINWLQFTEPQNERIKPEDSVETDFTKSKAREQFIKRRERANNINTVIDLVEQNNFDGFISISTLYMPDVMDFVLPRIGGSRPIVVYNQYMEPLADLQRKFQSDKRVLAPSMFETRVRPYQTIPGRMHPLMTIRSGGGYVLWGTRVIPNDLVVAVGKGIKRKHEDSPESSEVKDAADVKDSPIG; from the coding sequence ATGAGCAGAAATGACTCGATTATAGAGGCGGGACAGCATGTTCTTATACGCTTACCTTCAGAAGGTTTAAAGATTGTACATCTACAAACATCGGGTTTGATTGGTTTGGGGAAGTTTGGTACTTTTGAAGTTGCGCATATTCTAGGTCAACCACTTGGTTCATCTTTTgagattttggaaaacaatACAGTCAGGCGTATCAAAAGTCTAACTGAGACTTTAAATGATGACGATCTTCCCGATGAGGCTGCACAAAAGGAGGAATTGACCAAGATGTTCAGTAATAGTGCAGAGAATAATCAAAATATTCTTGATATCGGCgaaaaaattcaaagcTTGAGCAAGAAAGATATCGATGAGTTAAAGAAAAGTGGAGCATCCTCGAATATAGGCCAGACTATTATTGAGAAGATTATTGCTGGACATGGCGGGTTTGACAAAAAGACGCTTTTCTCCCaacaaaagtatttgaaaagaaagcaacAAAAGTTTTTGAGGCGATTCACTGTGGACTACTTGGGCGCATCACGATTGTTGGAATACTACATTGAAAAGGATGCATACAGAATGCAAGGGTTATCTATTGAATCATTGGGATTAATGATGTCGTATGCAAATATCAGACCGGGTGGGAAATACTTGGttattgatgaaatcaGTGGGGTTCTCACATATGCTTTAATGGAAAGAATGCAGGCCCAAGGTACACTCGTTTTACTCCATGAGAATGAGCACTGCAATTTAAATGCATTGAAATACACCGACTATCCCGAAGATGTTGTAAACGGCATCGTAAAACCAATCAACTGGCTTCAATTCACCGAGCCtcaaaatgaaagaattaAACCAGAGGACCTGGTTGAAACAGATTTCACAAAGAGCAAAGCTCGGGAACAATTCATCAAAAGGCGAGAACGTGccaacaatatcaatacTGTTATTGATTTAgttgaacaaaacaattttgaTGGGTTCATTTCGATATCTACACTCTATATGCCAGATGTAATGGACTTTGTGCTTCCTAGAATTGGTGGATCGCGACCAATTGTCGTCTACAATCAATACATGGAACCACTTGCTGACCTTCAGAGAAAATTCCAAAGCGATAAACGTGTTTTGGCTCCTTCTATGTTCGAAACAAGAGTAAGGCCATATCAAACTATCCCAGGAAGGATGCATCCTTTAATGACAATTCGAAGTGGCGGTGGTTATGTATTATGGGGAACCAGAGTCATACCTAATGATCtagttgttgcagttggtAAAGGTATTAAAAGGAAACACGAGGATTCACCTGAGTCATCTGAAGTAAAAGATGCAGCTGATGTCAAAGATTCGCCAAttggttga
- a CDS encoding uncharacterized protein (BUSCO:EOG092651FJ), giving the protein MDKMSRMIRGKVEMSMSKLNLFNLYRKDPIDYVGKTMYQQKWTAKSETRAYHGEHLKEKRFKKVLFDPELKTYSQLDASLKGEAVAPTPITLQTYAALEKRLEFAVFRSMFASSVRQARQFILGGFVKVNGVKIRHPSFPLKSGDVFSVDPEKVLFAMGRAKPSFEKSVKIDDKQIRVWNKYLSLMKKDPERVKQMKETRPENLDQLEVLKKQEILNRRKSSSNRNMKAKQNSVSNKSILKDIIQLGKAASGEVSAESFRKYGNFADEKCLKIYNILAQKKHSLLDNTSEEALDKYFAKDVERSEGEVKEFRLIKSVLKELEHSEWERIRKTHSGESGENVTPAVLEKTTKTTKFVPQLNKEEILEKGEYSGPNLPWQKSPYGREEPERSFFTPWTPRAFLGSFAVLPSHIEISFDTCHAVYLRDPIARPGHSEVISPFPEHVHERAYMYYIKKGM; this is encoded by the coding sequence ATGGACAAGATGTCCCGAATGATTCGGGGAAAGGTTGAAATGTCCATGAGCAAACTCAACCTTTTTAATCTTTATAGGAAAGACCCAATCGACTACGTTGGTAAAACAATGTATCAGCAGAAATGGACTGCCAAGTCCGAAACCAGGGCATACCACGGAGAGCatttgaaggaaaaaaggttCAAAAAAGTGTTATTTGATCCCGAGCTTAAGACATATTCTCAATTAGATGCCTCATTAAAAGGTGAAGCTGTAGCCCCAACACCCATCACTTTACAAACCTATGCAGCTCTTGAGAAAAGATTAGAGTTTGCCGTGTTTAGAAGCATGTTTGCTTCTTCAGTTAGACAAGCACGCCAATTCATTCTTGGAGGATTTGTCAAAGTGAATGGTGTCAAAATTAGACATCCATCTTTTCCACTCAAAAGCGGTGATGTGTTTTCAGTAGACCCAGAAAAGGTTCTATTTGCTATGGGTAGAGCCAAGccaagttttgaaaaatcagTCAAGATCGACGACAAACAAATTCGTGTTTGGAACAAATACCTTtctttgatgaaaaaggaCCCTGAAAGAGTTAAACAGATGAAGGAAACTCGGCCTGAAAACTTGGATCAATTGGAAGTGctcaaaaaacaagagatTCTCAATCGTCGAAagagcagcagcaacaggaACATGAaggcaaaacaaaacctgGTTTCAAACAAATCAATCTTGAAGGATATCATACAACTAGGCAAAGCTGCCAGCGGAGAAGTATCTGCTGAATCATTCAGAAAATACGGAAATTTTGCGGATGAGAAATGTTTAAAGATTTACAACATTCTAGCTCAAAAGAAGCATTCTCTTTTGGATAACACTTCAGAAGAAGCGTTGGACAAGTATTTTGCCAAGGACGTTGAGAGATCCGAAGGCGAAGTGAAAGAGTTTAGATTAATCAAAAGTGTCTTGAAGGAATTGGAACATAGCGAATGGGAAAGGATACGAAAAACGCATCTGGGCGAAAGCGGAGAAAATGTTACCCCAGccgttttggaaaaaacaaccaaaacaacCAAATTTGTTCCTCAATTAAACAAGGAAGAAATCTTGGAGAAGGGTGAATACAGCGGACCAAACTTACCATGGCAAAAGAGCCCGTATGGCCGTGAAGAGCCTGAAAGATCTTTCTTTACCCCATGGACCCCAAGAGCCTTTTTGGGATCTTTTGCAGTTTTGCCATCTCACATTGAGATTTCCTTCGACACTTGTCATGCTGTATACTTGAGAGATCCAATTGCTAGACCAGGCCATTCCGAGGTGATATCCCCATTCCCAGAGCATGTTCACGAACGTGCATACATGTATTACATCAAAAAGGGTATGTAA